The following are encoded together in the Candidatus Rokuibacteriota bacterium genome:
- a CDS encoding HEPN domain-containing protein, translating to RYNLACFLRQQAAEKALKAFLYARGAEQVLGHSVADLVRECGNLDSDFAALRPRVAPLDHYYIPTRYPNSLPGGIPAEAFDESDAGRALGLAGEVIRAVRAKLGEGDW from the coding sequence GGCGCTATAACCTCGCATGTTTTCTTCGCCAGCAGGCGGCTGAGAAGGCATTGAAGGCCTTTCTCTACGCCCGGGGGGCCGAACAGGTGCTCGGTCACTCTGTGGCGGATCTCGTCAGGGAATGCGGGAACCTGGACAGCGACTTCGCCGCGCTCAGACCCCGAGTCGCGCCGCTCGATCACTACTATATTCCGACTCGGTATCCGAACAGCCTTCCCGGGGGAATCCCCGCGGAAGCGTTTGATGAGAGCGACGCGGGCCGTGCCTTGGGGCTCGCCGGGGAAGTTATTCGCGCCGTGAGGGCGAAGCTTGGGGAGGGCGACTGGTAG